One Isoptericola dokdonensis DS-3 genomic window, CTAGAACACGGTGTGGAAGGTCGCCCGGGGCAGGCTCCCGGGGTTGCGACGGCCCGCGCCGAGGGCTGTCATGGAGGGACGACAGCATCGCGGCGGTACCCACGTCATGAATGTCCCCGTAGAGGACTCGCTGACCGGGGTGAGCAGTCCACGACGGACCTCGCCCTGTCGCAGCGGCTTGGACGAGACGCCTGATCGCCGCCGCGGTGCTGGCTCTCCTCCCACCCTTCACGCGTGCCGGTCGCTGGACACCGTCGATTTGTGAGGCCTCTTTACGATATCGTCGCGCGGGTGTGATCGGGGACACTCCCCGGCGCTACACTCGCCAGGAGGCCGGCCGGGCCAGCGGCAGGCCGGACGCACGGAACGCGACGACGCGGAGGAACCAGTGACCGACACCCAGTCCACCAGCCACGGACTCGAGAACCTTCTCCACGAGACCCGGGCGTTCCCCCCGGCTCCCGAGTTCGCCGCCCTGGCGAACGCCCAGGCGTCCCTCTACGAGACGGCCGCCGCGGACCGGCCCGCGTTCTGGGCCGACCAGGCGCGCGAGCTCGTGACCTGGCGAACCCCCTTCACCGAGACCCTCGACTGGTCCGACGCGCCCGTCGCCCGCTGGTTCGCCGACGGCACCCTCAACGCCGCCTACAACGCCGTCGACCGGCACGTCGAGGCCGGCCTCGGCGACCGCGTCGCCCTCCACTTCGAGGGCGAGGGCGGCGACACCCGCACCGTCACCTACGCGGACCTGCAGCGCGAGGTGTCCCGCGCCGCCAACGCGATCTCCGCCCTCGGCGTCGGCAAGGGCGACCGCGTCGTCATCTACCTGCCGATGCTCGTCGAGTCCGTCGTCGCGATGCTCGCCTGCGCCCGCCTGGGCGCCCCCCACTCCGTCGTGTTCGGCGGGTTCTCCGCCGACGCGCTGCGCAGCCGCATCGCCGACGCCGAGGCCTCCCTCGTCATCACCGCCGACGGCGGCTTCCGGCGCGGCGCCCCCAGCGCCCTCAAGCCCGCCGTCGACGAGGCGCTCCAGGGCCAGGGCACCGACACCGTGAAGCACGTGCTCGTCGTGCGCCGCACCGGGCAGGACGTCGGCTGGACCGAGGGCCGCGACGTCTGGTGGCACGACGCCGTCGACGCCGCGGACACGTTCCACGAGCCCGAGTGGGTCGACGCCGAGCACCCCCTGTTCATCCTCTACACCTCCGGCACCACCGGGAAGCCGAAGGGCATCCTGCACACCACCGGCGGCTACCTCACCCAGACGTCGTTCACGCACAAGAACGTGTTCGACCTCAAGGCGGAGACCGACGTCTACTGGTGCACCGCCGACATCGGCTGGGTCACCGGCCACTCGTACGTCGTCTACGGCCCGCTGCTCAACGGCGCCACGCAGGTGATCTACGAGGGCACCCCCGACACCCCGCACCGCGGCCGCTGGTGGGAGCTCGTCGAGAAGTACAAGGTGTCGATCCTCTACACCGCCCCCACCGCGATCCGCACCTGCATGAAGTGGGGTGACGACATCCCCGGCGGGTTCGACCTGTCGTCCCTGCGCGTCCTCGGCTCGGTGGGCGAACCCATCAACCCCGAGGCGTGGATGTGGTACCGCCGCGTCATCGGCGGTGACCGCACCCCCATCGTCGACACCTGGTGGCAGACCGAGACCGGCGCCATCATGATCAGCCCGCTGCCCGGCGTCACCGCCACCAAGCCCGGCTCCGCGCAGGTCGCGCTGCCCGGCATCGCCGCGGACGTCGTCGACGACGAGGCGCACCCCGTGCCGGACGGCGGCGGCGGCTACCTCGTGCTGTCGGAGCCGTGGCCGTCGATGCTGCGCGGCATCTGGGGCGACCTCGAGCGCTTCAAGGACACCTACTGGTCGCGGTTCCCCGGCATCTACTTTGCCGGCGACGGCGCCAAGAAGGACGACGACGGCGACATCTGGCTGCTGGGCCGCGTCGACGACGTCATGAACGTGTCCGGGCACCGCCTCTCGACGACGGAGATCGAGTCCGCGCTCGTCTCCCACGAGATGGTCGCGGAGGCCGCCGTCGTCGGGGCCGCCGACGAGACGACCGGGCAGGCCGTCGTCGCGTTCGTCATCCTCCGGGGCGGGCACGCCGCGAAGGCCGAGACCCCCGAGGGGTCGGCGGAGGTGTCCGAGCTGCTGCGCGCCCACGTCGCCAAGGAGATCGGCCCCATCGCCAAGCCGCGCCGCGTCCTCGTCGTGCCCGAGCTGCCCAAGACCCGCTCCGGCAAGATCATGCGCCGCCTCCTGCGGGACGTCGCCGAGAACCGCACCGTCGGTGACGCCACCACGCTGGCCGACTCGTCGGTGATGGACCTCATCTCGGCGGGCCTCCAGACGGGCGGGAAGTCGGAGGACTGACCGGAGCGAGCTCGCGAGTGCAGGTCAGGCCGACCAGACAACCCGAGGACTGACCGGAGCGAGCTCGCGAGTGCAGGTCAGTCCGACCGGACAACCCGAGGACCGACCGGAGCGAGCTCGCGAGTGCAGGTCAGTCCGACCGGACAACCCGAGGACCGACCGGAGCGAGCCCGCGAGCAGCTCCTCGTCGATGCTGCACCTTCTCAGGCGTCGGGTGCTGATTCGGAAGAACGTGCAGCGCCGAGAAGTCCGACGACGCGAATCCTCCCGCATCGCACGGTGATGCGTGAGGAAGGTCGACGTGGGGTTGCCATCCGCCACCGTTCGGGGCAGGTCACACCGCCCGTGCGCTGACTCGCGGAGATCCGTGCTGACTCGGCGGAACCTGCGCTGACTCGCGAGTCAGCGCAGACCGGCGCGAGTCAGCGCACACTTCGTCGGCGGGCGTGCCTCGAGAGGTCCCGTACGGTGCGGTCGAGCGGGGACTGAATCGTTTCGGTCGGTCCGCGCGCGCCGACGAGCGGAGAGGGTGGCAGACGAACGGTCCCACCGACAGACAAGGACGTCCGACGATGTCACCCTCACCCTCCCGACCGGGCCCCGTGGCCGACGTCGCGGCCCGGCGCTCGCGGGCGACGGCGGCGACCGCCGCCGTCACCGCGGCGACGCTGCTCGCGGCCGCCGCCGCGGCGTACGTCGCCGCCGCACCGCCCGCCCAGGCGGACACGCCTCCGGGCATCCACGTGTCCGACGGCCGGATCGTCGAGGCCGACGGCACGGACCTGGTGCTGCGCGGCGTCAACCACGCGCACACCTGGTACACGCACACGACCGACTCCTTCGCCGACATCAAGGAGGCGGGTGCGAACTCGGTGCGGGTGGTGCTGTCCAGCGGTGACCAGTGGACGCGCAACTCGCCGGAGGACGTCGCGAACGTCGTCGACCTGTGCGAGGAGAACCGGCTGGTCTGCGTGCTGGAGGTGCACGACACCACCGGCTACGGCGACCAGTACGCCCCGGACGCGGCGACGCTCGACCAGGCCGTGGACTACTGGGAGGACCTCTACCCGACGCTCGCCGGGAAGGAGGACTTCGTCATGGTGAACATCGGCAACGAGCCGATGGGCAACGACGACGCGACGAACGAGACGTGGGCGGCGGAGACGTCCGCGGCGATCCAGCGGATGCGTTCCATCGGGTACGAGCACGCGCTGGTCGTGGACGCGCCCAACTGGGGCCAGGACTGGAAGAACTACATGCGCCCGGCAGCGGCCGGGGTGTTCGCCGCCGACCCGGACGCGAACACGGTGTTCTCCATCCACATGTACAGCGTGTACAACCAGCCGCAGACGATCACCGACTACCTCGAGTTCTTCGTGGACAACGGGCTGCCGATCATCGTCGGCGAGTTCGGGTGGCAGCAGACCCCCGCCGACGTCGACGAGGACGTCGTGCTGTCCGAGGCGGAGCGGCTGGACCTCGGCTGGCTGGCCTGGTCGTGGAGCGGCAACACCGACCCGTACCTCGACATGGTGCTGAGCTTCGACCCCGCGACGCCGAGCGCCTGGGGCACCCGCATCGTCGACGGGCCGCAGGGCCTGAAGGCCACCGCGGTGGAGGCCGCGTGGTTCGGCGGCGGTGGCGAGCCGACCGAGGAACCGACCGAAGAACCCACCGAAGAACCGACGGAGGAGCCGGCGGACGACGCGTGCACCGCGACGCTGCGGGTCGCGGGCTCGTGGCCCGGCGGCTGGCAGGGCGAGCTCACCGTCACCGCGGGCGACGCCGCGATCACCGGCTGGGAGGCCTCCTTCACCGTGCCCGGTTCGACGGTGAACAACCTGTGGGGCGGCGTGCACACGACCGACGCGAGCGGCGTCCACGTGACCAACGCGGCGTGGAACGGCTCGCTCGCGGCGGACGGCAGCACCACTGCGGGGTTCATCGCCACCGGCACCGCGCCGTCGTCGGCCCCGGCAGTGACCTGCGTGGCCGACTGACGCTCCCTCGCACCCGAGCGCGACGACGCCGGTCGCCCTGGCAGGGCGGCCGGCGTCGCGTCGTCCCCGACGAACGTCGTGGCGCTCGATCACGGGTCGCCGGTGGTCGTGACGGGGACGGACGGGTCGTCGGCGGGCAGCCTCTGGCGGGGCGTCGGGGACGGCTCAGCCGGCGTCGACGACCGTGCTCTTGCGCCGGTACACCGCCGGCGTCTCGCCGGTGAGACGCACGAACGTGCGGGTGAACGACGGCTGGTCGTAGAACCCGGAGCGGACGGCGACCTCGGCGAGCCTCAGGTCGGACCCGGTGAGCAGGGAGATCGCCCGGTCGACGCGGGCGCGCAGGAGGAACTGCTTGGGCGACAGCGCGAAGACGCGCCGCATCCGCCGCTCCAGGACGCCGGCGGTGCAGCCCGCCGCGCTCGCGAGGTCGGCGAGGCCGAGCCGCTCGTCGAGGCGCTCGTCGACGAGCTGGACGACCCGGGTCAGGGACCCGATGACCTGGTCGTCGACGTCCCCGGTGCGCAGGTCGCGCGAGGTGGACACCAGGCCGACGACCTCGCCGTCGCGCCGCACGGGGATCTTGGTCGTCAGGTACCAGCCGGGCTCGCCCCGGAGGTTGCGGATGAGCTCGAGCTCGTTGCGCAGCGGCCAGCCCTCGCGCAGCACGTAGCCGTCCTGCTCGTCGTAGCGCTCCGCGAGCTCGGGGGCGAACAGCTCGGCGGAGGTGCGGCCGACGACCTCGCGCGGGGACCGGCGGTCGGCCCGGTCGACGAAGGTGCGGTTGACCAGCGCGTACCGACCCGTGACGTCCTTGGCGCAGAACATGGTGGCCGAGAGGTCGTCGAGCAGGAGCACCAGCTCCGGGGAGAGGGCGTCGAGGAGCCGCTCGGCCTCCGGCCACAGGCTCGCCGCCGCGCTCCCGGTCCGCCGCGCGCCGGAGCCGGTCGGGCCGGTCGCACCCGACCGCCGCGCCGTGCCGGCTTGCGGCGCGGTGCCCGGTGCCACGATCGCCATGACGCGTGACGCTACCACCGCCGGGCGGGCCCGAGCCGCGAGCGCGGGCGGGGCCGCCCGGAGGAGGCAGGATAGGGGGGTGCGCCTCCCCGTCCCGATCGAGATCGGCCCGCTGACCCCCGCCGCGCAGGACGCCGTGCGCGCCCTCGCCGACGACGCCGCACGCCACGACGGCGTCGCGCCGCTGTCCGAGCAGCCGCTGCTGCGGCTGGGCGTCGACGACGCCTCGACCACGCACGTGGTGGTGCGGAGCACGGGCGGCGGCACGGTCGGCTACCTGCAGGTGGACCGCTCGGGCGACGTGGCGAGCGCGGAGATGGTGGTCCACCCGCAGGCCCGGCGGGGCGGCATCGGGTCGCTGCTGCTGCGCACGGCGCAGCGGGACGCCCGGCTCCCGGACCGGTCGGGGGCGCCGGGGCAGCGGGGCAAGCCGCTGCGGGTCTGGGCGCACGGCGACCTCGGCCCGGCGCAAGAGTTCGCGGCGGCGCGGGACCTGCACGCGGTCCGCGAGCTGCTGTTCCTCGCCCGTCCGCTGGGCGAGGCCGACGACCTGCCCGAGCCCGACCTGCCCAGCGGCCACGCGCTGCGCCCGTTCCGGCCGGGGCAGGACGACGACGCGTGGGTGGCTCTCAACGCGGCGGCGTTCGCCGGTCACCCGGAGCAGGGCCGCCTGACGGTGGCGGACCTGCACGACCGCATCGCCGAGCCCTGGTTCGACCCGGCCGGGTTCCTGCTGCTGGAGGGCCCGGACGGCGCACTGGTCGGGTCGGTGTGGACGAAGGTCGCGACGGGCCAGCCGGAGACGCCGGGCGGGGAGGTCGACGGGGAGATCTACGCCGTCGGCACCGCGCCGGACGCCCGGGGCCGGGGCCTGGGCACGGCGCTGACGGCCGCGGGTCTCGCGCACCTGGCCCGGGCGGGCTGCGACCGCGCCGTGCTGTACGTCGACGGGGACAACACGGCCGCGCGCCGCACCTACGACCGTCTCGGGTTCACGACCGCCGCGGTGGACGTGCAGTACGCCCCGGCCTGACCGCCGGCGCGCGGATGTGCGCCTCGACACCCGCCGTTCACGCGAAGGTGCCACGATGTGTCCATGACTGCGTCCACCTCGCGAACCGCGCGGCAGCGTGACGCCCGCGGGCGGTTCGTGCCCGCCGCCACCTCCGCACCGACAGACACCCGCACCACCGCGAAGGCAGGCCCCCGCCGCATGGACCCCCAGCTCGCCGCCCACATCGCCGAGCACATCGCCGAGGAGCCCGCGGACCCTCCGGCCGTGGTGGTGCCGGCCGAGCTGGCGCCGCTGCCCGCGGACCGGTTCGCGGACCGGGAGCTGAGCTGGCTGGCGTTCAACGAGCGGGTGCTGGAGCTCGCGGAGGACCCGACGCTGCCGCTGCTGGAGCGGGTGCGGTTCCTGGCGATCTTCGCGTCGAACCTGGACGAGTTCTTCATGGTGCGGGTCGCGGGCCTGAAGCGACGCATCGCGACGGGCATCGCGGTGACCGCGGCGTCGGGGCTCTCGCCCCGCGAGGTGCTGGAGGCCATCGGCGCGGGCGCGCACCGGCTGATGCGCCGCCACGCGGACGTGTTCCGCGACCAGGTGCAGCCGGTGCTCGCGGACGAGAACATCACGATCCTGCACTGGGAGGACCTCGCGGAGAAGGAGCAGATCCGGCTCCACAAGTTCTTCCGCAAGCAGATCTTCCCCGTCCTGACGCCGCTGGCGGTGGACCCGGCGCACCCGTTCCCGTACATCTCGGGGCTGTCGTTGAACCTCGCGGTCGTCGTGGCGAACCCGGTCACGGGCAAGGAGCACTTCGCGCGGGTCAAGGTGCCGCCGCTGCTGCCCCGGTTCATCGCGGTGGACGACCGGGGCCGGCCGAGCGCGCCGACGCCGACGCAGGGCGGCGGCACGCAGACGTCGTTCGTGCCGCTGGAGGAGGTCATCGCCCACCACCTCGACCACCTGTTCCCCGGCATGGAGGTGCGCGAGCACCACACGTTCCGCGTGACCCGCAACGAGGACGTGGAGGTGGAGGAGGACGACGCCGAGAACCTGCTCCAGGCGATGGAGAAGGAGCTGCTGCGCCGCCGGTTCGGCCCTCCGGTCCGTCTGGAGCTGGCGGAGGGCATCTCGCCGCGCATCCGCGAGCTGCTGATCCGTGAGCTCGGCGTGGTCGAGGAGGAGGTGTACGAGCTCCCGGCCCCGCTGGACCTCACCGGCCTCAACGTCATCGCCGACATCGACCGGGCGGACCTGCACTACCCGCGCTTCATCCCGACGACGCACCGCCAGCTCGCCGAGGTGGAGTCCGCGATGCCGGGCAACGTGTTCCAGTCGATCCGGGAGCGGGACGTCCTGCTGCACCACCCGTACGACTCGTTCTCGACGTCGGTGCAGACGTTCCTGGAGCAGGCCGCCGCCGACCCGAAGGTCCTGGCGATCAAGCAGACCCTGTACCGCACGTCGGGCGACTCCCCCATCGTGGACGCCCTCATCGACGCCGCCGAGGCGGGCAAGCAGGTCCTCGCGCTGGTGGAGATCAAGGCGCGGTTCGACGAGCAGGCGAACATCTCCTGGGCGCGCAAGCTGGAGGAGGCGGGCGTGCACGTCGTGTACGGCATCGTCGGCCTCAAGACGCACTGCAAGCTGTCCCTCGTGGTGCGCCAGGAGTCGGACGGCCTGCGCCGCTACTGCCACGTCGGGACCGGCAACTACCACCCGAAGACCGCCCGGCTGTACACCGACCACGGCCTGCTCACCTGCGACCCGGACGTCGGGCAGGACCTCACCCGCCTGTTCAACCAGCTCTCCGGGTACGCGCCGCGCTCCCGGTTCCACCGCCTGCTCGTGGCGCCGCGCACCGTGCGCAGCGGTCTCATCGAGCGCATCGACCGGGAGGCGGCGGCCGCCCGGGCGGGGCACGACGCGTGGGTGAAGATCAAGGTCAACTCGGCCGTGGACGAGGCGACGATCGACGCCCTCTACCGGGCGTCGCAGGCGGGCGTGAAGGTCGACCTGATCGTGCGCGGCATCTGCGCGGTGCGGCCCGGCGTGCCGGGCCTGAGCGAGAACATCCGCGTCCGGTCGATCCTCGGGAGGTTCCTGGAGCACTCCCGGATCTTCGCGTTCGCGAACTCCGCGGGCCCGCAGATCGGCGAGGGGCCGGAAGCCGGCCCGGAGGTGTTCGTCGGGTCGGCGGACCTCATGCACCGCAACCTCGACCGCCGCGTGGAGGCCCTGGTCCGCATCACCGACCAGGGGCAGATCCTCGAGCTGCTCGAGCTGATGAACGAGTCGGTGTCGCCCCGCACCGCGTCGTGGCACCTCGGGCCCGACGGCGGCTGGGAACGCCAGGTGACCGATCCCGACGGCGAGCCGACGCGTGACCTGCAGGCGGTCCTCGTGGACCGTCATCGTCGGCGTCCGTCCCGGTCCTGACGGCGCCGATGAGCTCTCTGCCCTGGGCGGCGCGGCCCCTGCTGACCTCCACGCCGTTCGTGGACCCCTTCGGCGCGACGTCGGTGCCGCACGCCCCCGTCATCGAGACGGCGGGCGCGCTGGTGTGGCGGCTGCGGCACGGACGGTTGCAGGTCCAGCTGGTGCACCGGCCCCGCTACGACGACTGGTCGTGGCCGAAGGGCAAGCACGAGGACGGCGAGTCCCTGCCGACCACCGCGGTGCGCGAGGTGACCGAGGAGACCGGCAAGCCGATCGTCGTCGGGGTGCCGCTGCCGGGCCTGCAGTACCTGACGCCCGAGGGGCGGGTGAAGCGGGTGCACTACTGGGCGGCGCGGCGGGCGGCGCCGGAGGCGGACGCCCGGGCGCTGGCGGCGCGGGCACCCGTGGCGCCCGTGAACAAGCGGGAGATCGACCGCACGGAGTGGCTCGACGTCGACGAGGCGGCCGAGCGGCTGACGCGCGGCTCGGACCGGGGCCCGCTGGACGAGCTCCGCGAGGCGCACGCCGACCATCGGCTCGACACCCGGGCGCTGGTGATCGTGCGGCACGGCCGGGCGGTGCCGCGGCCGGTCTGGCACGGCGAGGAGCAGGAGCGGCCCCTCACGCCGGTGGGGCACGCGCAGGCGTCCGCGCTGGTGCCGGTGCTCGCCGCCTACGGCGTCAGCACGGTGGTGTCCAGCCGGTGGGAGCGGTGCGCGACGACGATGGACCCGTACGTCCGGGCGGCGGGCCTGCGGCCGGAGTACAGCGACTCCCTCGGCGAGGCCCAGCACGAGCGGTCGCCGGCGCGGGTGGCCGCCGCGGTGCGCGACCTGCTGGACCTGCCGCGCCCGGCCGTGCTGTGCACCCACCGGCCCGTGCTCCCGACGGTCCTCGACGTGCTGGGGCAGCACTCCCGGCGGGCGGTCGCGTCCGTGCTGCCACGGCGCGACCCCTACCTGGAGCCCGGCGAGGTGCTGGTCGCGCACGTCGCGACGACGTCGAAGGGGCCGCGCGTGGTGGCCGCCGAACGGGTGTCGCCGCCCGTCTGGTGACGGGTCAGGGACCGAGGACCGGCAGCACGATCCACGTGACGACGGCCGCGAACAGGGCGGCCACGGGAGCGGTGAGGAGCCAGAAGACCGCGATGTCGCGGGCGACGCCCCACCGCACGGCGGACAGCCGCCGGGTGGCGCCGACGCCCGTGATGGCCGACGTGATGATGTGGGTCGTCGAGACGGGTGCGTGCAGGACGAGGGCGTTGACGTAGAGCAGCAGCGACGCGACGGTCTCCGCGACGAACCCGCGCGCCGGGTCGAGCTCGATGATGCGCCGCCCGAGGGTCCGCATGATCCGCCAGCCGCCGACGTACGTGCCGACGCCCATCGCGGTCGCCGCCGACACCTTGACCCACAGCGGGATCCCCGCGCCCGGCGCCACCGTGCCGACGGTGAGGAGCGCGAGCCAGATGACGCCCATCGTCTTCTGCGCGGCCTGGAGCCCGTGCCCGAGCGCCATCGCGGCCGCCGACGCCGTCTGGGCGACCCGGAACCGGCGGTTCACGCGCGCGTACGGCCGATTCCGGAACAGCCACATGACGCCGACCATCATGGCGTACGCGCCGATGAAGCCCACGACCGGGGAGATCAGGGTGGGCAGGACCACCTTGTCGACGATCTCCGTGCCGTACACCGCCATCCCGCCGGCCAGTCCCGCACCGACCAGCCCGCCGATGAGCGCGTGCGTGGAGGACGTCGGCATGCCGAACCACCAGGCCAGCACGTTCCACGCCGTGGCGCCGACCAGGGCGCTGATCAGCACGAGGAGGGACTGGTGCACGGAGGCGCCGTCGAGGTCGACGATGGACGTCGCGATCGTCTCGGCGACCTCCGTCCCGAGGAGCGCCCCCACGAAGTTCATCACCGCGGCCATGCCCACCGCGATCCGGGGCGTCAGCGCGTGCGTGGAGATCGACGTCGCGACGGCGTTCGCGGCGTCGTGGAAGCCGTTCGTGTAGGCGAAGCCGAGCGCCAGCGCCACGATGACGCCGACGAGGGCGAGCTCCACGCTCAGGACTCCTTGAGGGCGATGGTCTCGACCATGTTCGCCACCCGCTCGAACGCGTCGGTCGCCTCCTCGAGGACGTCGACGACCTCCTTGAGCTTGATGAGGGCGATCGGGTCGGTCGCCCGGTCGAACATCTCGCCGAGCAGCGTGCGGTGCAGCGTGTCGCCCTGGTTCTCCAGGCGGTTGATCTCCACGCAGTACTCGGGGAGCTGGTCGAGGTTGCGCAGGCGCGGCATCGCGTCGGCCGTCAGCTCGGCGCAGCGCTGCAGCACCTGGACCTGCTCCGACACGAGCATCGGGAGCTCTTCGATCTTGTACAGCACGATGAGGTGCCCGGCCTCGTCCATCGCGTCCATGCAGTCGTCCAGGGCGGACGCGAGCCCGTAGATGTCGTCACGGTCCAGCGGGGTCACGAACGTCTGGTTGAGGCGCCGCATGATCGAGTGGGTGGCGTCGTCGGCGGCGTGCTCGGCCTCGGAGAGCCGTTCTGCGATGGCGTGCCGGTCGAGCCGCGAGGACCCCAGCAGCTCCGCGAGGAGCGAGGCGCCGGTGACGGTGTGGCGGGCGATCTCTGCCAGGAGGTCGAAGTAGGTGGTGTCACGCGGGGTGAGGCGCAGGCGCACGGAGGGCTCCCGGAGGCGAAGGACGCACGATCAGTCACAGGGTAGGTCCCGGCGCGACGCTGCGCTAAATCCGCGCAGGCGGGACGGCGTGGCCACGGGCCGTCCTCGAGGAGAGAAGCGCGACGCCGGACCGGGAAGCGCCTCTCGGCGCGTGGCCGCTCGTAGCGGCTGAAGATGGAGCCCGGGGCAACCGCGGTCCGACGTCGCACCCGCATCGTAAGCACCACACCGCCCCCGGGGACAAGTGCCACGCTCCCCCGACCCACGTGTCGATCCTCACCCTCTGCTGCGCCTCCGGCTCAGTCGAGGGACCCGGCGCGCCACAGTGCCGCCGCGTGCTCCAGCTCCCCCGCCGTGCCGACCAGGTCCGCCGCGCCGCGCGTCATGCGGGCGGCGCCGTCGGGGTCGGCGACCTCACGGGCGTCGGCGTCGTAGGCGGCGCCCGCCGCGAGGATGCGGCAGAAGGCGGCGGCCCGCTCCAGCGCGACGGCCAGGTCGCCGGCGAACACCCCGGACAGGACGGTGTCGGCGAGCGCCCGCAGGTCGTCGGGCGACGGCGGCCGGGGCACGCCGGCGACGACCTCGGCGACGGGGGCGACGTCGACGCCGAGCCGGTACCGCAGCCCGACGGTGCGCGGATCGCGACGCACCCACTCCCGCAGCGCGTAGAGGCGCCAGAGCGCCCCGGGCAGGGTGGCGGGGGCGGCGTCGGCCCACAGCCCGGCGACGACGTCGAGGCCTTCGTCCTCCACGAGCCGCACCAGGCGCGCCACGACCTCGGGGTCCTCGGCGGCCCGGGCGCGATGGACGACGGCGCGCGCGGTGGTGTGCGCGACCTCGTCCCGGCGGGCCGGGTCGAGGTCGCCCGGCAGCTCGTCGGCGTCCCGCGGGTCGAGCATGGCGGGGCGGCGGAACCGTGGTGCGGACGTCACCCCTCCAGTGTCGCAGGCGCCCGACCGGGCCATGCCGGCCCGTGCCGTGGACGGGAGGCCGTCCACCGTGCCGACCTGCGAGGACCGACCTAGCATCGGCTGGAGTCGGCCTGACCGGTCGATGTCCCTGATCCTCGAGGAGTGACGACATGTCGGATCCTGTTCCCGCCGGCACAGATGCCCGCGGGGCCCACCGCAAGGCGATGGGGCTGGCCATCTCGGCGGCGGTGGGTGGCTTCCTGTTCGGCTTCGACTCCTCGGTGATCAACGGAGCGGTCGAGGCGATCGAGGGTCAGTTCGAGCTCGACTCCTCCGTGACGGGGCTCGTGGTGGCCGTCGCCCTGCTCGGGTGCGCCCTGGGCGCCTGGGGTGCCGGTCGCCTGGCCGACCGGTGGGGCCGCATCCGCATCATGGTCCTGGGCTCCGGGTTGTTCCTGGTGTCGTCGATCCTGTCGGCGATCGCCTGGTCGGCACTGGACCTGTCGATCTGGCGGTTCATGGCGGGTGTCGGCATCGGCATCGCGTCGGTCATCGCGCCGGCGTACATCGCGGAGATCGCCCCGGCGACGATCCGCGGGACGCTCGGGTCGATGCAGCAGCTCGCCATCACGGTCGGTATCTTCGCGGCGCTGCTCAGCGACCAGCTCCTGGCGGAGGCCGCGGGCGGTGCCGCGAACGAGCTCTGGCTGGGCTGGGAGGCCTGGCGGTGGATGTTCATGGTCGGGGTGGTCCCGGCGATCGTGTACGGGGTGCTGGCGCTCCGGATGCCGGAGTCGCCGCGGTTCCTGGTGGCCCGCGGCCGGGTGGACGAGGCCCGTTCCGTCCTCGACTCGGTGCTGGGGCCCGAGGAGAACGTGGGCGACCGGATCGACGACATCCAGCGCTCG contains:
- a CDS encoding inorganic phosphate transporter, which codes for MELALVGVIVALALGFAYTNGFHDAANAVATSISTHALTPRIAVGMAAVMNFVGALLGTEVAETIATSIVDLDGASVHQSLLVLISALVGATAWNVLAWWFGMPTSSTHALIGGLVGAGLAGGMAVYGTEIVDKVVLPTLISPVVGFIGAYAMMVGVMWLFRNRPYARVNRRFRVAQTASAAAMALGHGLQAAQKTMGVIWLALLTVGTVAPGAGIPLWVKVSAATAMGVGTYVGGWRIMRTLGRRIIELDPARGFVAETVASLLLYVNALVLHAPVSTTHIITSAITGVGATRRLSAVRWGVARDIAVFWLLTAPVAALFAAVVTWIVLPVLGP
- a CDS encoding DUF47 domain-containing protein — its product is MRLRLTPRDTTYFDLLAEIARHTVTGASLLAELLGSSRLDRHAIAERLSEAEHAADDATHSIMRRLNQTFVTPLDRDDIYGLASALDDCMDAMDEAGHLIVLYKIEELPMLVSEQVQVLQRCAELTADAMPRLRNLDQLPEYCVEINRLENQGDTLHRTLLGEMFDRATDPIALIKLKEVVDVLEEATDAFERVANMVETIALKES
- a CDS encoding NUDIX hydrolase, translating into MSSLPWAARPLLTSTPFVDPFGATSVPHAPVIETAGALVWRLRHGRLQVQLVHRPRYDDWSWPKGKHEDGESLPTTAVREVTEETGKPIVVGVPLPGLQYLTPEGRVKRVHYWAARRAAPEADARALAARAPVAPVNKREIDRTEWLDVDEAAERLTRGSDRGPLDELREAHADHRLDTRALVIVRHGRAVPRPVWHGEEQERPLTPVGHAQASALVPVLAAYGVSTVVSSRWERCATTMDPYVRAAGLRPEYSDSLGEAQHERSPARVAAAVRDLLDLPRPAVLCTHRPVLPTVLDVLGQHSRRAVASVLPRRDPYLEPGEVLVAHVATTSKGPRVVAAERVSPPVW